The region TGTGGCGCGAATAACACTCCCAGTACTCGTCGCCACCATAGTCCAGCTGATCACACTCGGCAATCCGCATCCGGTGCAGCTCACCCTCGTGCTCCCGGAACGTCTCCGTCTCAACGAGCCGCACTATATGCCGGATACCGCGCAATACCGTCGCCACATCGTCCTCATGCTCCAAATATCCGCTCACAATCTTCGGCGGATTGAACTCATTAAACTCACGCGTCTCGAGCGTGACGCGTCCCCTCGACTTAGGATTCAGCAGCACGACAATCGCCATCACTACGTCCGCCTCAGTGGCCGCTTCCAGCATCGACGCCGAGATCTCCTCATTGTAGCCAACCTTCTCCGAGAACATCAGCGACTTACCGGAACCCTTTTCGAACTGGAAAAAGTGATACTGAATGTCGGGGAACGGATCCGACGGTTGGAGTGTGTTAATGAACCCGACCAGATTCGTCACACCATGGCCAGCCATCGGTCCACTGCGGTTCATCAAATACTGGAACATGTTTTTGGCCAGTTCCCGCGGTGTGTCGTAGTTCTCGCCCGTCGACTTGTGGAACTTGAACAGCAGTGGCACAAACAGATGATCCTGCAGGTTCTCGCCGACCGGTAGATCGGCCACCAATGGTATTTTTACCTGCTCCAGCAGTGACCTTGGTCCAATCCCGGACCGTTGCAGTATGTGCGGTGTATTGATGGAACCGGCCGCCAGTAGGATCTCCTTACGGGCGTGCGCAACCTTAAGGATCTTGTTATCGAGCGCAAAGTTGACATACTTGAACCGCCCAGTATCCTGATCGCGTTCAATCGTCAAAACGATGGCATGCTTGATAACGTGCAGGTTCGGTCGATCCTTTACCGGCACCAGGAACGCCTTGGCCGGGCTACAGCGTGTTCCGTTGACGATCGTACCCTGGAGCCGACCGAATCCAACCTGTCGCTCACCGTTCACGtcggtcgttcgctcgaaACCGGCCTCATCGAACGCTTGGAGGAAGATGTCCGCTAGCGGATGGTGGATCGGGAAGTTACCGACCTTCAGGTAGCCACCCTTCCCATGGAACCGTCCACCATCCCGCCGGAGCAGTTCGACATCCTGATTGTCTTCGCTCTTTTTGAAGTACGGCAACACCTCGTTCCAACCCCAGCCCGGATTACCCTGGGCCTCCCAGCGGTCATAATCGCGGCTATTACCCCGGACGTACAGCATCGCATTGATGGCACCACAACCACCTAGCATGCGTCCGCGAGGCCAGAAACCACCATCCTTCGAGCCCTTGCTGGCGTGCGGTGTCGGTTCGGCGTAGTTCTCCCAATCGCCTGCCGTCTTCTGGATCGCAAAGAACGTCTCCGGTATCTGCAAGAACGGACGGGACGGGTTCGGGATGTTGTTGGGCGGCTTTAGCTTTTCGCACTCGTTGTGTCCGTGATGGTTAACGGGGAGTTCGTTGTTAGGGGATCGAGGAAGATGGTGGGAGCATAAGGTAGGAAGGTCGTTGGTTAAGGAAGGTTATTACGCCATGCCAGTGTTATGCCAATTCGGGCCTTTGCCAATATATAGTAATAGTAAAGAGAGATAGTGTGGAGTTAGTGAACGATCGGTGTTACAGCAACAATTGGGTGCCCGTACTAAGCGTACTGCTGCTTGATGAAATCAGCACCCATCTCGGCAATCATTATTGTCGGTGCGTTCGTATTTCCACTGACGATCTCCGGCATAATGCTCGCGTCAATTACTCGCAATCCCTGGACACCCTTGACGCGCAACCGCGCATCGACCACTGCCTCGGAATCCTCAGCATGGCCCATCTTGGCCGTACCGACCGGATGATACGTGGTGACGGTCATATACCGCACGTAGCACTCCCAGTACTCATCACTATCATACTGGAAATGTGCACAACCTGGT is a window of Anopheles aquasalis chromosome 2, idAnoAquaMG_Q_19, whole genome shotgun sequence DNA encoding:
- the LOC126569435 gene encoding glucose dehydrogenase [FAD, quinone]-like isoform X1 encodes the protein MEALLNSQCSGQSVGPANQLFGLLVQTILAAQCTISPPDMWPKDYGPTALARGLDEYDFVIVGAGSAGSVLANRLSENPDWKVLLLEAGGDPPIESEIPETFFAIQKTAGDWENYAEPTPHASKGSKDGGFWPRGRMLGGCGAINAMLYVRGNSRDYDRWEAQGNPGWGWNEVLPYFKKSEDNQDVELLRRDGGRFHGKGGYLKVGNFPIHHPLADIFLQAFDEAGFERTTDVNGERQVGFGRLQGTIVNGTRCSPAKAFLVPVKDRPNLHVIKHAIVLTIERDQDTGRFKYVNFALDNKILKVAHARKEILLAAGSINTPHILQRSGIGPRSLLEQVKIPLVADLPVGENLQDHLFVPLLFKFHKSTGENYDTPRELAKNMFQYLMNRSGPMAGHGVTNLVGFINTLQPSDPFPDIQYHFFQFEKGSGKSLMFSEKVGYNEEISASMLEAATEADVVMAIVVLLNPKSRGRVTLETREFNEFNPPKIVSGYLEHEDDVATVLRGIRHIVRLVETETFREHEGELHRMRIAECDQLDYGGDEYWECYSRHMTLTLYHPVGTAKMGPASDPAAVVDERLRVRGLQGLRVVDGSIMPTIVSGNTNAPIMMIGEKASDMIKSDWESQGSKGRHSEL